Part of the Polaribacter sp. Hel1_33_78 genome is shown below.
GTTATGTAACTGCAATTATTGTTGCAGTTGTAATTTCGTTATTAAATATGTTTGTAAGACCGCTTTTGGTGTTTTTTACATTACCAGCGACCATTGTAACTTTAGGCTTATTTTTATTTGTAATAAACGCAATTATTATTTTATTAGCAGATAAGTTAATAGATGGTTTTGCTGTTTCAGGATTTTTTACAGCCTTCTTTTTTAGTATTTTACTGTCAATTTTTAGGTCAGTTTTGTTCTCACTTTTAAAAGAAGATAAGCCTAATTATTAATGAAATGCCGCTCTTTGTAAACGATCATTAACAGATTTCCCTAAACCAGTATCTGGTAATCTTTCTGCAATAATAACATCTAAATTCAAATGATCTAATTCATGCAAAGCATCATATAATTTTGCTCCAGCTTCATGTAAATCTTTATTTTTAGATAAGATAATTTCATAAGAAATAGCATCACTTTTATAAGAAGTATTAAAAGTTAAAATTCCGATTTTTTTATTTGGATATTTTTTAATTTCCTTAGTAATTGAAGAAGTTAAGATTGTTCGTGTTAGTGGAGAATAATGTTTGTCTAACATTCCTGGAGCATCAGGATTTTCTTTCTTTTTATTTTTTATTCGA
Proteins encoded:
- a CDS encoding phage holin family protein, which encodes MKTFLKILLTALAVIVLANILPGVTVTSYVTAIIVAVVISLLNMFVRPLLVFFTLPATIVTLGLFLFVINAIIILLADKLIDGFAVSGFFTAFFFSILLSIFRSVLFSLLKEDKPNY